One genomic window of Halorubrum hochsteinianum includes the following:
- a CDS encoding DUF7111 family protein, producing MTDTEAASANGVAARYEETDGERRLTFSRDGREATVAQNAEGYAMLKVRSGPDGDELERYYGFDMALDHAAELLGVAVPDLPVPDAAADMGM from the coding sequence ATGACCGACACGGAGGCCGCGTCGGCGAACGGCGTCGCGGCGCGGTACGAGGAGACCGACGGAGAGCGCCGACTCACCTTCTCGCGGGACGGCCGCGAGGCGACCGTCGCACAGAACGCCGAGGGGTACGCCATGCTGAAGGTCCGCTCCGGTCCCGACGGCGACGAACTGGAGCGGTACTACGGGTTCGACATGGCGCTCGACCACGCCGCTGAGCTGCTCGGCGTCGCCGTCCCGGACCTCCCGGTGCCGGACGCGGCCGCCGACATGGGGATGTAG